A region of the Dickeya chrysanthemi NCPPB 402 genome:
ATTGGCGGACCAGGTTGTCATTGGCGTCATGACAACGCGATTTCTCAACGTAATACCATTTTTAAAGTGGAAACCGTCAAAAAGCGGGTTTGAATGGGTCACGAGATTTTCCTTGCAATGAATGCGAACAATTTTGATCCGGGAGGAGCGAGCCTCGGCGTTGTTGGCTAAGATAGGGGTTATCGATTAAGTGGACTAGATGTATAAAAACACTTAGCCTTATCATTTCAGTGATTAATAGTGAGGAGAGAAAACCTTGCGTCGCGACGAGATTGCCGATCTGACCGCTTTCGTGGTGGTTGCCGAGGAACGCAGCTTCACGAAGGCGGCTCTCCGCCTGGGAATGGCGCAGTCAGCCCTTAGCCAGATCGTTCGCCGTGTCGAGGAACGAGTGGGACTGCGCCTGCTCTCGCGCACGACGCGCAGTGTCGCGCCGACTGAGGCTGGAGAGCGTCTGCTTGCGAAGCTTGGGCCCATGCTGCATGACCTCGACACGGTGATAAGCTCCCTCGGTGAACTGCGTGACCGCCCTTCTGGAACGATCCGGATCACAACGGTGGAACATGCGGCAAAGACCATACTCATGCCGGCCCTGAAGCCGTTGCTGGCAGACAGTCCCGACATTCATATTGAGGTTAGCGTTGATCACGCACTGGTAGACGTCGTTGCCCATAAATTTGATGCGGGCATTCGCCTGGGAGGAGGCATCGACAAGGACATGATTGCAATGCGGATTGGTCCCGACATCCCGATGGCTATCGTTGCCAGCCCGGCCTATCTGGCAAGACGTCCCGCACCGAAAACGCCGACAGAGTTGCTCGACCATAGCGTGATCAACTTTCGTCTGCCGACATCCGGCACATTGATTGGATGGCCTCTAATGCGTGACGGACAAGAAATAAGCGTTCGGTGCGAGGGGCAACTGGTCGTTAATACCATTGATCTGCTGATCGACGCGGTACTGGATGGGCATGGTCTGGCGTGGATCCATAAGGATCAGGTACAGAGATTTATCGACAACGGCAGCCTTATCCAGGTGCTCAGCCAGTTTACACTGGACATACCTGGCTATCATCTCTACTACCCTAACCGCCGGCACCACTCTTCCGCCTTCTCTTTATTCGTCGAAACCCTTCGGTATCGTTCGTAGGCGGGTTGAGAAACGCGTAACGGATGTAACGCCTTCAGATAATTATCTGAAGGCGTTTGCCATATAACGACATTATGCCGTACGCTTGGGATCATAGCGCCAAAGATGTTGAAAATCACACGACTCTTCTTAAGTAAGGCACTTTCTTTATCAGAAAGACCGAAATAATGCAGCATGAAAAAACGATCGCTGAAATTAACGGTATCGCGAAGATGGATTGTTCTATCCACTTCTTAGAAGCCAGGTAATAGAGTAACTCGACAAAGACAGGATGGATCAAATACGTGCCAAGACTGAAATCAGCTAAAGACTTTAGCTTTTCAATATAAAGATGATTGATGTGGCAGTTTTTAAATATCCACATGAAAGAAATAGACATTACAATAACATTGATGCTGAGGTAGTTATAAAAATAGAGTCCATTCTCTTTTCCTAATGCAATAGACAAAAGATAAAAAGAAATGCAAGTGAAAGAAAATGAAATAAAGAATAGAAAAAGAAAATGTGAGGATGGTCTGGTCGATTTTTTTCTGGCTATCAGGTAACCAGAAATATAATAAGGAAGGTAATAAATGAACTCGCTAATGAATAAAAAATCATTGCTCCCGATCGAAAAATTGTACGCATCGCTTAATGAGCAAAAAGCAAACATCAAAAAGATAAAAAACAGCAGATTTTCTTCGCTGGCGTTTTTCACCAAGATTCTAATTAATGGAGTGAAAATATATAACCCAATGATCATATATAAAAACCACATGTGATAATAGGGCCTTCCATTTATGATGTTTTTTAATACATCGTTCTCCCCTCCTCCGCTGAGTTTTGCTTTCCCTATCCCCCATAAAATAAAAAAACAGACCAGAAAACCAACGGGTAAAATACTTTGCTCATCCTTTTTTTGTAAAAGAAAGAAAGGTTTTCATTTTTTTCAGGTGCGAGTAATAGTGCTCCGCTAATCATGACGAAAACGGGAACACACCAACGGGCCAATGAATCATATACGTTTCCTGCCCACCAGGAAAAACTGCCAAGCTCGGCCAGGCTTACCGTATAGGCAGAGATATGCAAAACAATAACAGCAAAAGTCGAAACAATTCTAGCTATATAGAGCCATTCCATTCTATTACGTTCTCTTTGTTATGTATTCCATAAAAATGTTCAACAGCATATTATTTTTTATATACCCGTCATACTTCACGTTGCAGATGTGTTGGTTTTCCTTGCGGGGATCCGCTGCGTTACCGCGTGACAAGACTCATGATCAATCTCACCCTGAAGAGCCAACGCAAAGCGTTTTGTCATGCAACTCGAATTATTTGGGGTATATACCCGTCATACTTCAAGTTGCAGGTGTGTTGGCTGCGTTCGTTCACCCGAATCACTTACCTGAGTAAGCTCATCGGGATGAAATGAGAGACATCCTGTCTCTCACCAGAGGCCAGCCTTTGGCTGGTCAAATTCGTTCCCGACGAATTTGTCTCTCTCTTGCCGCCTTCCTGCAACTCGAATTATTTTGGGTATAAAATCTATCTCAATTTTTTGCCAGCCTTATATCCGATGGATGTGACGAGCTGACAGGTAGAAGGCCTTGCTCAATAATTCAGCGTATCGATTCACCCAGAGTATGCGAAGATATCGAGGACAACCAAAATTAAAAAATGGCAAGTGAAATGGCCCTAATGAGAAGGTGGAGTAATCATATCACAGTAAAAATAGCATTCCACGTATAAAAC
Encoded here:
- a CDS encoding LysR family transcriptional regulator, which gives rise to MRRDEIADLTAFVVVAEERSFTKAALRLGMAQSALSQIVRRVEERVGLRLLSRTTRSVAPTEAGERLLAKLGPMLHDLDTVISSLGELRDRPSGTIRITTVEHAAKTILMPALKPLLADSPDIHIEVSVDHALVDVVAHKFDAGIRLGGGIDKDMIAMRIGPDIPMAIVASPAYLARRPAPKTPTELLDHSVINFRLPTSGTLIGWPLMRDGQEISVRCEGQLVVNTIDLLIDAVLDGHGLAWIHKDQVQRFIDNGSLIQVLSQFTLDIPGYHLYYPNRRHHSSAFSLFVETLRYRS